The Flavobacterium sp. HJ-32-4 genome contains a region encoding:
- a CDS encoding type III pantothenate kinase — translation MILAVDIGNTRTKAAVFQEGALLEVWVLDRQSPVSDIAPLLSKYAVRQIVLASVTAVGAEEWQSFGLPVYAVNRQSPLPFFNAYGTPDTLGIDRMVLASGATLAYPKQHRLVIDAGTCVTYDFVDADDRYHGGAISPGLRLRYEALHRYTAKLPLLHTGEPTGLIGDSTAASIHSGVVNGLALEIDGFIASLVQERPNFTIILTGGDTEILAKRLKNTIFAHPNFLLESLVRTFQYAQHDQ, via the coding sequence ATGATCCTTGCCGTCGATATCGGAAATACCCGCACCAAGGCCGCTGTCTTTCAGGAAGGTGCGCTTTTAGAGGTGTGGGTCCTCGACCGACAGTCGCCCGTATCCGACATCGCACCCCTTCTTTCGAAGTACGCGGTGCGGCAGATTGTCCTGGCTTCGGTCACGGCCGTCGGCGCCGAAGAATGGCAGTCGTTCGGACTTCCGGTATACGCCGTCAATCGCCAGTCGCCGCTTCCTTTTTTCAATGCCTACGGCACGCCCGACACCCTCGGCATCGACCGCATGGTGTTGGCGTCGGGCGCTACGCTGGCCTATCCGAAGCAACACCGGTTGGTGATCGATGCCGGCACCTGCGTCACCTATGATTTTGTAGATGCCGACGACCGCTACCACGGGGGCGCCATCTCACCGGGGCTCCGCCTTCGCTACGAGGCGTTGCACCGCTATACGGCCAAACTGCCGCTGCTGCACACGGGGGAGCCGACGGGCCTGATCGGCGATTCGACGGCGGCTTCCATCCACTCGGGAGTAGTCAACGGACTTGCGCTTGAAATCGACGGTTTTATCGCCTCGCTGGTGCAGGAACGGCCAAACTTTACCATTATTTTAACGGGCGGCGACACCGAAATTTTGGCTAAACGATTAAAAAATACCATATTTGCCCATCCAAATTTCCTGCTGGAAAGCCTGGTGCGCACGTTTCAATATGCCCAACATGACCAATAA
- the lptC gene encoding LPS export ABC transporter periplasmic protein LptC, translating to MRRRLLFIPFGVLALSLTAIGCGNSLNDVRKIYFSEFSPTGEADDIDVKYTDSGRIGAVLVSPKMLDYATVDYPFTEFPKGVNVTLYDKKGQKTFIRSDYAVQFKGTELIDLRGNVTITSENGSVMNTEQLYFDQKNDWFYTEKPFTFKNPKSGSTRGQGIDFSKDFKRVNFQRVSGLINESE from the coding sequence ATGCGCCGTCGTTTGCTTTTCATCCCCTTTGGTGTGTTGGCACTTTCGCTGACGGCTATCGGATGCGGGAACAGCCTGAACGACGTACGCAAAATTTACTTCTCGGAGTTCTCACCTACGGGCGAGGCCGATGACATCGACGTAAAGTATACCGACTCGGGCCGCATCGGTGCGGTGCTGGTGAGTCCGAAAATGCTCGACTACGCGACCGTCGATTATCCCTTTACCGAGTTCCCGAAAGGGGTCAACGTTACCTTGTATGACAAAAAGGGACAGAAAACCTTCATCCGTTCGGACTATGCCGTGCAGTTCAAAGGCACTGAATTGATCGACCTTCGCGGAAACGTGACCATCACGTCGGAAAACGGCAGCGTGATGAATACGGAACAGTTGTATTTTGACCAGAAAAACGATTGGTTTTATACGGAAAAACCGTTTACCTTTAAGAATCCTAAGAGTGGCTCGACCCGCGGACAGGGGATTGATTTCAGCAAAGATTTCAAACGTGTCAATTTCCAGCGTGTCTCCGGACTCATAAACGAAAGCGAATAA
- a CDS encoding MotA/TolQ/ExbB proton channel family protein produces MISFLSLQSEVVNDTLASATETAAKTAPAGDISYFSFLMKGGILIIPIILLLFFCVYVIIERYLSIKKATKQDATLVSDVKSQLRAGKIETALMLCHRTPAATGNILHAGISIIGRPISEIESAMEKQTNIEVAQMEKGLGYLGLISGIAPILGFIGTISGVIRIFYEISKTSDVSIGNISEGLYEKMISSGSGLVVGVVAYSAYHLFNMMIDSFVLKVQKQSFEIVNVIQQPHGH; encoded by the coding sequence ATGATTTCTTTCTTATCGTTACAATCAGAAGTCGTAAACGACACCCTTGCCAGCGCTACCGAGACCGCTGCGAAAACGGCGCCTGCGGGCGACATCTCGTATTTCTCGTTCCTGATGAAAGGGGGTATCCTGATCATCCCGATTATCCTGTTGTTGTTCTTCTGCGTGTATGTCATCATCGAGCGGTACCTGTCGATCAAAAAGGCCACGAAACAAGACGCCACACTGGTCAGCGATGTCAAGTCGCAACTCCGTGCCGGTAAAATCGAAACCGCGTTGATGCTGTGCCACCGTACGCCGGCGGCCACGGGTAACATCCTGCATGCGGGCATTTCGATCATCGGGCGGCCGATCAGCGAGATTGAGTCGGCGATGGAGAAGCAAACCAACATCGAAGTGGCCCAAATGGAAAAAGGACTGGGGTATCTGGGGTTGATCTCGGGTATTGCGCCTATCCTTGGGTTTATCGGAACGATTTCGGGTGTTATCCGGATCTTCTATGAGATTTCGAAGACCTCCGACGTGAGTATCGGAAACATCTCAGAAGGTCTGTATGAGAAGATGATCAGTTCGGGCTCCGGACTCGTCGTCGGTGTGGTCGCGTATTCCGCCTACCATTTGTTCAACATGATGATCGACAGCTTCGTGCTTAAGGTGCAGAAGCAGTCGTTTGAGATCGTCAACGTAATCCAGCAACCACATGGCCATTAA
- a CDS encoding SusE domain-containing protein — translation MKNIVKSIAFAALFTSLVGCEGEDNFKYVEPEGEFQILSPVSGEGAVLSPETPLNPGLSLTWEDMNYGTPTEVTYTIEVDKSGDEFDTPLVLTQTTNTYATVTSDALNGAAVGAGLTPFTQGGLEVRIKSSIGSNDEMPHYSNVITYLVTPYSTDLPKLAVPGNHQGWNPPTAPRIAASAFGETDYEGYIWLDGGFKFVAPDPAGNFNWGNTDWGDDGSFSNALVESGESDCSAAAGYYRVRANTTTLVYSVEPTTWGIVGAATPGGWDASTALTYNSTNKTWEGDVTLSAGEFKFRANNAWTINLGGDPDEDGSMNYDGPNLSVGAGGSYHVVLDLSNPRKYSYTLTAN, via the coding sequence ATGAAAAATATAGTAAAATCGATTGCTTTTGCTGCCCTTTTCACCAGTCTGGTTGGCTGTGAAGGTGAAGACAATTTCAAATATGTTGAACCGGAAGGAGAATTCCAGATTCTCTCTCCTGTGTCAGGTGAGGGCGCTGTATTGAGCCCTGAGACACCGTTGAACCCAGGTCTCTCCCTGACATGGGAAGACATGAACTATGGTACTCCTACCGAAGTTACCTACACCATCGAAGTAGACAAAAGTGGGGATGAGTTCGATACGCCACTCGTATTGACCCAAACAACCAATACCTACGCTACTGTAACGTCTGATGCTCTGAATGGCGCAGCCGTAGGTGCAGGTTTGACACCATTTACCCAAGGCGGTCTTGAAGTACGTATCAAATCGTCTATCGGAAGTAACGACGAAATGCCGCACTATTCAAATGTAATCACCTATCTGGTGACACCTTACTCTACGGATCTTCCTAAGCTGGCCGTTCCGGGTAACCACCAGGGATGGAATCCGCCAACAGCACCACGTATCGCTGCTTCTGCTTTCGGTGAAACCGATTACGAAGGTTATATCTGGCTTGACGGTGGTTTCAAATTCGTAGCGCCTGATCCAGCTGGAAACTTCAACTGGGGTAACACGGATTGGGGTGATGACGGTTCGTTCTCTAATGCACTCGTTGAATCAGGTGAGTCTGATTGTAGCGCTGCTGCCGGTTACTACCGCGTACGTGCCAACACCACGACCCTCGTGTATTCTGTTGAGCCAACAACCTGGGGCATCGTAGGTGCCGCTACACCAGGTGGATGGGATGCCAGTACAGCGTTGACGTACAACTCCACTAACAAAACCTGGGAGGGTGACGTTACGCTTTCTGCAGGCGAGTTCAAGTTCCGTGCGAACAATGCTTGGACTATCAACCTCGGCGGCGATCCGGATGAAGATGGTTCTATGAACTATGACGGTCCAAACCTCTCAGTAGGTGCAGGTGGTTCTTACCATGTCGTTCTTGACCTTAGTAACCCACGCAAGTATTCGTACACGCTGACTGCGAACTAA
- a CDS encoding RagB/SusD family nutrient uptake outer membrane protein codes for MKNWKLSITLLATALLSLQACTSDLDQSPKDDDASLADSFYASPSAYKQGLAGVYGNLSLTGTTGAGSSFLQGVDAGTSQFGRCLWYLEDLTTDEVIWSYENDGGVRELQRNIWTDQNPILIGMFSRTMAEVAIANEYLRQTTPEKVSGRGHNDPALLAEIEDYRNEARVLRAYAYYVMMDLFGKAPFVSETDPLNIRGPEYDRAALFAYIESELNAVIPDLKPGRANEYGRVDQTMAQMILAKMYLNAEVYIGENRYADCVTQLNSILGSAYALEANYLDNFKADNNTSTEVIFGLQADGQVTQNYGATTVIINGQVGSIEGNGSQFGVGGWGGALRLRKQMVQKFEGDDFVNDERNTIISGSRDVEITDIANRDQGYILAKFSNISSTGVPGTSGTFVDTDFPVFRLADAYLMYAECAVRGAAGASIATGTNYVNQLRQRANNGSTAANIADGELTLDFILDERARELHWEAHRRQDLIRFGKYTGGSYNWAWKGNGQNGIAISNNFKVFPIPALSIASNPNLTQNTGY; via the coding sequence TAGATCAGTCGCCGAAAGACGACGATGCGTCACTTGCTGACTCGTTTTACGCGTCGCCCTCGGCCTATAAACAAGGCTTGGCGGGTGTGTATGGGAACTTGTCATTGACCGGAACAACCGGCGCCGGCTCCTCCTTCTTGCAGGGGGTAGACGCGGGTACCTCGCAGTTCGGTCGATGTTTATGGTATCTGGAAGACCTCACCACGGATGAGGTAATCTGGAGTTATGAGAATGATGGTGGTGTTCGCGAGCTTCAGCGTAACATTTGGACCGATCAGAATCCAATCCTAATTGGAATGTTCAGCCGTACCATGGCGGAAGTGGCCATCGCAAACGAGTACCTTCGTCAAACGACTCCAGAGAAAGTGAGCGGTCGCGGTCACAACGACCCAGCTCTTCTAGCCGAGATCGAGGACTATCGTAACGAAGCGCGTGTGTTGCGTGCCTATGCGTACTATGTAATGATGGACCTGTTTGGAAAAGCACCGTTCGTCTCGGAAACCGACCCCCTTAACATTCGTGGTCCTGAGTATGATCGTGCGGCCCTGTTTGCGTATATTGAAAGCGAACTGAATGCGGTCATCCCGGACCTGAAACCAGGTCGTGCCAATGAATATGGTCGTGTTGACCAAACCATGGCACAAATGATTCTGGCCAAGATGTATCTCAACGCTGAAGTGTATATCGGAGAGAATCGTTATGCTGATTGCGTTACGCAACTAAACAGCATTTTGGGCTCTGCCTACGCTCTTGAGGCGAACTACCTCGATAACTTTAAGGCCGACAACAACACGTCGACTGAAGTGATTTTCGGACTACAGGCTGACGGTCAGGTGACGCAAAACTACGGTGCTACAACGGTCATCATCAATGGTCAGGTGGGTTCTATCGAAGGGAACGGAAGCCAGTTTGGCGTTGGTGGATGGGGCGGCGCCCTTCGTCTGCGCAAACAGATGGTGCAGAAGTTTGAGGGAGACGATTTCGTTAATGACGAGCGCAATACGATTATTTCGGGTTCTCGCGATGTAGAGATTACGGATATTGCCAATCGCGACCAAGGTTATATTCTGGCGAAATTCAGCAATATTTCCTCGACCGGCGTTCCAGGAACAAGTGGTACTTTCGTTGACACTGACTTCCCTGTATTCCGCTTGGCAGATGCCTACCTGATGTATGCGGAGTGCGCGGTTCGTGGTGCTGCCGGTGCTTCCATTGCAACCGGTACCAACTATGTGAACCAACTGCGTCAGCGTGCCAATAATGGCTCTACTGCTGCCAACATCGCGGATGGTGAGTTGACACTCGACTTCATCCTCGATGAGCGTGCACGCGAACTTCACTGGGAAGCCCACCGTCGTCAGGACCTTATCCGTTTCGGTAAATATACCGGAGGCAGCTACAACTGGGCTTGGAAAGGGAATGGGCAGAACGGTATTGCGATTTCCAACAATTTCAAGGTATTCCCTATTCCGGCGTTGTCAATCGCTTCAAATCCAAATTTGACACAAAACACAGGTTATTAA
- a CDS encoding alpha-amylase family glycosyl hydrolase: MKKVVLLFAIMFGFCVSAQITTTPSPPEANQAVTLFFNKAGTGLATYNGTIYAHMGVTVNNATWQNVKGSWGNNTTQPALTLVSGTTYSLTITPDLYTYFGVSNSAALTQICVVFRSDTGGQQTTDYFVNIGAFQATLTAPALNSTTIVNSGGSLAITANNTNGNASYNLLANGTSIYTSNGATFSYTDSNITTNKNYDLQITQGVTTFSRQFAVVVNPGTVSQAMPTAMEDGITYSDVDNTKAWLVLTAPGKDFVYVAGNFNNWQPDTSYAMKRDPSTQKFWIELNGLTPNAYNYYQYWVVDTTPTTNSPALVKTADPYSTLVVNPYDDPYIPAANYPNMPVMPAGQSRDVTVLQTGQTPYNWQVTNFTKPKKDDLIVYEVLVRDFDADRSYQNLIDRIEYFKNLKINAIQLMPVMEFEGNESWGYNTSFHMALDKFYGSATKFKEFIDLCHQNGIAVILDVALNHAFGRNPMVRMWMKDPDGDGWGDPAADNPYFNEFAKHSYSVGSDFNHSSALTKTYVKRVIKQWIEEFHIDGFRWDLTKGFTQNCSGGDDTCTNAYQADRVAVLKEYADYSWQLDPTHFAIFEHLGTDNEEQQWANYRLNETPSKGVMMWGEMTYQYSQLMKGYSQDGDISRMGNVSRGFTAKRLIGYPESHDKDRMVYGAMTFGNSNGVSPLNNLNNSLTRMSTLGAVSLLVPGPKMIWHFAELGYDDSIYTCTNGTVNTESDPTAGDCKLSTKPQEQWTNNWLGVPARLAVYNNWSKMINMKINEPVFEGDYAISPDGNNIRQRIYVYNNALPANQLKNVVIIANFSVAAQNINPSFPYAGTWYNLMDNTSMNVTNTTATISVPAGEFRIYGNQLATLGQEEFDTMENVMLYPNPSSGSFQINTDADGVEVFSITGQRVKSFPRTAMGDTYQIGDLPNGVYLVKISQGSRQKTVRLVRQ, encoded by the coding sequence ATGAAAAAAGTTGTATTGCTGTTTGCAATTATGTTTGGCTTTTGTGTTTCGGCGCAAATCACTACCACTCCCTCTCCGCCTGAGGCCAACCAGGCAGTTACCCTATTCTTCAATAAGGCGGGTACGGGTTTGGCGACCTATAACGGCACCATCTATGCACACATGGGTGTGACCGTCAATAATGCTACCTGGCAGAACGTAAAGGGGAGCTGGGGGAATAATACCACACAACCGGCCCTTACATTGGTGTCCGGTACGACCTACAGTCTGACTATCACTCCGGATCTTTACACCTATTTTGGTGTATCCAACTCTGCGGCTCTTACACAGATTTGTGTCGTGTTCCGCTCGGATACAGGTGGCCAGCAAACCACAGACTATTTCGTCAACATAGGTGCGTTCCAGGCAACTTTAACGGCTCCGGCACTTAACAGCACGACCATTGTGAATTCAGGTGGAAGCCTCGCTATTACGGCGAACAACACTAACGGAAACGCATCGTATAACCTGTTGGCCAACGGAACCAGTATTTATACGTCAAACGGCGCTACCTTCAGTTATACCGATTCCAACATTACCACCAATAAAAACTACGACCTCCAAATTACGCAGGGCGTTACCACGTTCTCCCGTCAGTTCGCGGTGGTCGTGAACCCGGGAACCGTGTCGCAGGCAATGCCGACCGCTATGGAAGATGGAATCACCTACAGCGATGTCGACAACACGAAAGCCTGGTTGGTGCTTACCGCTCCGGGAAAGGATTTCGTTTATGTAGCCGGAAATTTTAACAACTGGCAGCCTGACACGTCCTATGCGATGAAACGCGATCCGTCGACCCAGAAGTTCTGGATCGAGTTGAACGGACTTACCCCCAATGCCTACAATTATTACCAGTATTGGGTGGTGGATACCACACCAACGACCAATTCACCGGCGTTGGTGAAAACCGCCGATCCCTACTCGACATTGGTCGTAAATCCGTATGATGATCCGTATATCCCGGCAGCCAATTATCCGAATATGCCGGTTATGCCGGCCGGACAAAGCCGCGATGTGACCGTTCTGCAAACCGGACAAACGCCATATAACTGGCAGGTAACCAACTTCACAAAACCGAAGAAAGACGACCTGATTGTATATGAAGTGTTGGTGCGCGATTTTGATGCAGATCGTTCCTACCAAAACCTGATTGATCGTATCGAGTACTTTAAGAACTTGAAAATCAATGCAATTCAGTTGATGCCGGTAATGGAGTTCGAAGGCAACGAAAGCTGGGGATACAACACTTCGTTCCACATGGCACTCGATAAGTTCTATGGCTCTGCGACAAAATTCAAAGAGTTCATCGACCTCTGTCACCAAAACGGTATCGCAGTCATCCTTGACGTTGCGCTCAACCACGCCTTTGGACGTAACCCAATGGTACGTATGTGGATGAAAGATCCCGATGGCGACGGATGGGGAGACCCTGCGGCCGACAACCCGTATTTCAACGAGTTTGCGAAACACTCTTACAGCGTAGGGTCTGACTTCAACCACTCGTCTGCCTTGACCAAGACCTACGTCAAACGCGTCATCAAACAATGGATCGAAGAATTTCATATCGACGGCTTCCGTTGGGACCTTACGAAAGGCTTCACCCAGAACTGTTCCGGAGGCGATGACACGTGTACCAACGCCTATCAGGCTGATCGTGTTGCGGTGTTGAAAGAGTATGCTGACTATTCGTGGCAGCTTGACCCGACGCACTTCGCGATTTTCGAACACCTCGGTACCGATAACGAAGAGCAGCAGTGGGCGAACTACCGCCTTAACGAGACGCCAAGCAAAGGGGTAATGATGTGGGGTGAAATGACTTACCAATATTCGCAGTTGATGAAAGGCTATTCGCAAGACGGCGATATCTCGCGTATGGGCAACGTATCGCGCGGTTTTACCGCTAAGCGTCTTATCGGATATCCAGAGAGCCACGACAAAGACCGTATGGTCTATGGCGCGATGACCTTTGGTAACTCAAATGGTGTGTCACCGCTCAACAACCTGAACAATTCGCTTACGCGGATGTCAACACTGGGCGCGGTATCACTTTTGGTTCCCGGACCTAAAATGATCTGGCACTTTGCCGAGCTTGGATATGACGATTCCATCTACACCTGTACGAACGGTACGGTGAATACCGAATCGGATCCAACCGCGGGTGACTGTAAACTGTCGACCAAGCCACAGGAGCAATGGACCAACAACTGGTTAGGTGTTCCGGCCCGTCTCGCGGTATACAATAACTGGTCAAAGATGATCAATATGAAGATCAACGAGCCGGTGTTCGAAGGGGATTATGCTATAAGCCCTGATGGTAACAACATTCGTCAGCGCATCTACGTCTATAATAATGCATTGCCGGCCAACCAGTTGAAAAATGTCGTGATTATCGCAAACTTCTCGGTAGCCGCCCAGAACATCAACCCGAGTTTCCCGTATGCCGGCACCTGGTACAACCTGATGGACAACACGTCTATGAACGTCACCAATACCACCGCCACGATTTCAGTGCCGGCAGGTGAGTTCCGTATCTACGGTAACCAGCTCGCGACATTGGGCCAGGAAGAGTTCGATACCATGGAGAACGTCATGCTGTATCCCAACCCATCGTCCGGGTCATTCCAAATCAATACGGATGCCGACGGCGTAGAAGTGTTCAGCATCACCGGCCAACGCGTGAAATCGTTCCCGCGCACGGCTATGGGTGATACCTATCAGATAGGAGACCTTCCAAACGGGGTATACCTTGTAAAAATCAGCCAGGGCAGTCGCCAGAAAACGGTGCGACTTGTTCGGCAGTAA
- a CDS encoding biopolymer transporter ExbD: MAIKRTRRFHAEIPTASLSDIMFFLLLFFLIISTLANPNVIRLMLPKAKTTEHTNKNHLTLSVTDDKLYYLDKQQVDFTQLRDELQRLTTERGDKTVIVRIPKDLQVQDLVDVLQIGSELKLNFSIATAK; this comes from the coding sequence ATGGCCATTAAGCGAACACGGCGTTTCCACGCTGAGATCCCGACGGCATCACTGAGCGACATCATGTTCTTCCTGTTGTTGTTCTTTTTGATCATTTCGACCTTGGCGAATCCGAATGTGATCCGGTTGATGCTTCCGAAAGCGAAGACGACCGAACACACGAACAAGAACCACCTGACGTTGTCGGTGACCGACGACAAACTCTATTACCTCGACAAGCAACAGGTCGATTTCACGCAATTGCGCGACGAGTTGCAGCGCCTGACGACCGAGCGGGGTGATAAAACCGTAATTGTGCGTATTCCGAAGGATTTGCAGGTGCAAGACTTAGTCGACGTGCTTCAGATTGGTTCGGAACTGAAACTGAATTTCTCGATCGCCACGGCCAAATAA
- a CDS encoding TonB-dependent receptor codes for MKYLLALGLAVTASTYAQRLPQSQDSLVALDTIRISPKPQSPERLPEIKNNVLFSGKKNEVLKLGNINGNFATNKAREIFSRVPGVTIWENEASGIQVNVAVRGLSPNRSWEFNTRQNGYDISSDVFGYPEAYYNPPMEAVESIQIVRGGASLQFGPQFGGMLNYILKRERKQAFTFETQNTVGSYQLLSSYNAIGGTYKKWSYYVYNDSRSGQGWRQNNRYNVRNTYAFVGYRFGSKTELSAEYTNMDYEMQQPGGLTDAQFKDDPRKSYRERNWFGTPWNVFSLQLDTQFSDRLSFNAKLFGLISARNSVGFTGAANVADAIDPATNAYAHRRVDRDDYENFGLETRSIFKYALGKVKSNLAFGVRVYQAKTQRRQEGRGSTGSNFDLNIEGDFARDLDFRTRNVAFFAENQFKVTDNFSVTPGVRYENIQSEAGGRFGISGGNPVMLENETIDRSKPLFGLGLEYRLGSTNFYANISQAYRPVLFSDLTPPAVTDVIDPDLKDADGFNADFGYRGKYRDILNFDVGLFYLKYNNRIGGVRQFVNNDPSQGTYLYRTNLGESVNKGIESFMNVNLTALFGCKNTYGSLDAFASMSFIDARYTDFRTYTTTGTAPNVVITEGNLSGNRVENAPRYIHSFGLSWSTSQFSCTLQHRRSGRIFTDANNTYEPSANGTTGLLDGYHLYDLSAEYKFLEHYNIKAGINNLTDESYATRRSGGYPGPGILPGEGRTVYMSVGFKI; via the coding sequence ATGAAATACCTACTCGCCCTCGGCCTGGCCGTCACCGCATCGACCTACGCCCAACGCCTGCCACAGTCACAAGATTCATTGGTGGCGCTCGACACGATCCGCATCAGCCCCAAACCCCAAAGTCCGGAACGCCTGCCCGAAATCAAAAACAACGTATTGTTTTCAGGCAAGAAGAACGAAGTGCTGAAACTCGGCAACATCAACGGCAACTTCGCCACCAACAAAGCACGCGAGATCTTTTCGCGGGTGCCGGGCGTGACGATCTGGGAAAACGAAGCCTCGGGCATACAGGTGAACGTGGCCGTACGCGGGTTGAGTCCGAACCGCAGTTGGGAATTCAACACCCGCCAGAACGGGTATGATATTTCATCCGACGTATTCGGCTATCCGGAAGCGTACTACAACCCCCCGATGGAGGCCGTGGAAAGCATCCAGATCGTGCGGGGCGGCGCTTCGCTGCAGTTTGGCCCACAGTTCGGCGGCATGCTCAACTATATCCTGAAACGCGAGCGCAAACAGGCGTTCACCTTCGAAACCCAAAACACCGTTGGCAGTTACCAATTGCTGAGTTCGTATAACGCCATCGGCGGCACCTATAAAAAGTGGTCGTATTATGTGTATAACGACTCGCGCAGCGGACAGGGCTGGCGCCAGAACAACCGCTATAACGTGCGCAATACGTATGCTTTCGTGGGGTATCGGTTCGGCTCAAAAACGGAGCTTTCCGCCGAGTACACCAATATGGATTACGAAATGCAGCAACCGGGTGGCCTCACCGACGCGCAGTTCAAAGACGACCCGCGCAAGTCGTACCGTGAGCGCAACTGGTTCGGCACGCCGTGGAACGTCTTCTCGTTGCAACTCGACACCCAGTTCAGCGACCGCCTGAGCTTCAACGCCAAACTCTTCGGACTCATCAGCGCGCGCAACAGCGTCGGGTTTACGGGTGCGGCGAACGTGGCCGATGCCATTGACCCGGCTACGAACGCCTATGCCCACCGCCGTGTCGACCGCGACGATTATGAGAACTTTGGACTTGAAACCCGCAGTATCTTCAAATATGCCCTGGGCAAGGTGAAGAGCAACCTGGCGTTCGGCGTGCGCGTCTACCAGGCGAAAACACAACGCAGACAGGAAGGCCGGGGCAGCACAGGCTCGAACTTCGACCTGAACATCGAAGGCGACTTCGCCCGCGACCTCGACTTCAGAACGCGCAACGTGGCGTTCTTCGCGGAAAACCAGTTCAAGGTGACCGACAACTTCAGCGTTACACCCGGAGTCCGCTACGAAAACATCCAGTCAGAAGCGGGTGGCCGTTTCGGTATCAGCGGCGGCAACCCGGTGATGCTTGAAAATGAAACTATTGACCGAAGCAAGCCGTTGTTCGGCCTCGGACTTGAATACCGCCTCGGATCGACGAATTTCTATGCGAATATCTCGCAGGCCTACCGTCCGGTATTGTTCTCTGACCTGACGCCGCCGGCCGTAACCGACGTGATCGATCCCGACCTGAAAGACGCGGATGGGTTCAACGCCGACTTCGGCTACCGTGGTAAATACCGTGACATCCTGAACTTTGACGTCGGCCTGTTCTACCTGAAATACAACAACCGCATCGGGGGTGTTCGCCAGTTCGTCAACAACGACCCGTCGCAGGGCACCTACCTCTACCGCACCAACCTGGGCGAGTCGGTCAACAAAGGGATCGAAAGCTTCATGAACGTCAACCTCACGGCTTTGTTTGGCTGCAAGAACACCTACGGCAGCCTCGACGCCTTTGCCTCAATGAGTTTTATCGACGCACGCTATACCGATTTCAGGACCTATACCACGACTGGCACCGCGCCGAATGTGGTGATCACCGAAGGCAACCTGTCGGGTAACCGCGTAGAGAATGCACCGCGCTACATCCACAGTTTCGGCCTGTCATGGAGCACTTCGCAGTTCTCCTGCACCTTACAACACCGCCGTTCAGGGCGCATTTTCACCGATGCGAACAACACCTACGAACCGTCGGCCAACGGCACGACCGGCCTGCTCGACGGGTACCACCTGTATGACCTGTCAGCTGAATACAAATTCCTCGAGCATTACAACATCAAGGCAGGCATCAACAACCTGACAGACGAGTCGTATGCTACACGCCGTTCGGGTGGCTACCCGGGTCCGGGCATTTTGCCAGGCGAAGGACGTACGGTGTATATGTCGGTGGGATTCAAAATATAG